TACTTGTATTAATTATTAAGTTGAGTTGGTATGTATAAGCAATAACAAATCATATCTAGATTATATCCTAAAAATACATGTCACAATTAGAGTTCCCCGGTACTTTTGGGATATAATCTAGATATGACTTGTATGTTCTTAAAGTCATGATAAAAACCTACATTAAATCAAACTCCAAAAGGCAAAAAGTTTTCTGGAACATTGCTAAGGGAAAAATAATGGTTTGTATAacaagtcatatatatatatatatatatatatatatatatatgttgtggcttcttttcttatatataatttttcctttaataagAAGAGTTAATGTCTAAATAACTAATTTCTAGGGAGTAATAATAATACTACTATATGAGTATTTTTTGACCATTAGATCTAATAGTAATCAATGATTCacaaaatgtgtaactcttgtGAAATTACaccagatgtaacttgaactcatttctctctctctctctctctctctctctctctctctctctctctatatatatatatatatatatatactccctccgtcccactttgtttgtcctttattccattttgggatgtcccaaaatattgtcctatttctaaaaataaaagtaattaatttactaatgttcctattatacccctattaatttactaattcaattttttgataaatttatttaagggtagttttgaaaacttatacatttttaaaaggtagacaagataataaatgatgttcccttaaaaattttgacttttcaaacaggacaaacaaagtgggacagAGGGAGTAAAAGATATTTAACTTTTGATTGAACTCAGAATATTttgttatgtaatttttttaagagataggATTAAGTTACACCTTGTGTAACTCTTataaagttacacattttttacaccGTAGATTTCTAAAAGATCTAATGGttgaaaaaatatcattaaatgcTATTACTTTCCATCTGATAATGTAATTaataccacaatatttttctctctctcccttaatTATTGCTTTCCACTTATTAAAAGGCACACCACACACCACCATTttcaaggaaaattattaggtacttctggagtaccataaatgcatactctctcctctcatatgaatggtgggtcccaccatgaatttaattagtgggacccaccattcatgtgagaggagggagtatgcatttatggtactccaggagtacacaataatttcccaattTTCAAGAActtacaaaacacaaactcatcCACAGAAGAGCACCTTATTTATTGCTTCATTTATTGATGAGCATGTGTCATCTGTAAATTCACAGGCCAGAACTCAAAATTTAGCAAGATGGTATAAGATTGAAAATGAATGGCCTGcgttcttaaaaaattaaggcctaatacatcattttttaagaaatgaagCATACACAGCTTCAGTCtctctttaatttaatttatttttctaaaaattttgtaatctaAGTGTGCTACATATgctatttactatttgatttaaGTATAACCAAGAGAAGTTCTTCAGATGCagcaaaataaagaaatgaaatcagaaaataacaaaattagaaACAGTGATATACTGATATTAGAGTTCCATTCAATGTACAtgcaaagatatatatatatatatatatatctatatatatttcacatacatacatatatatatatctatatatatttcacatacatacatacatatatatatatatatatatatatttcacatACATTTTACCCAGTGAGGTGATGCTAGTAGCatgttctcatttatttttcttttatacaaaCTCAAGGCCATATATACTTGAGTATCATGTATTCTTTACCCTCTAGgtgataagaaaataaaaagactatAAAAATGATAGGAAGTGCAATTTAACCTGTGGATTTAAATCGCTTTATTGGAGCTCAGAGTGAAGACAGGTACTTAGCATCTCCCTtgtcaatttcattaaaaattaaatagataagTGAAAGGTGACATTAAATAgtcaatgctttttttttttttttttttttaagaagagttAATGCTTAAATCACTAATTTCTAGAGAGTAATAATAACTTTACTATAAGTGTTTTTTTACTCTTAGATTTAACAGTAATTAATGGTTCATAAAAGGTATAACTCTTATgaagttacactaggtgtaacttgaaccaatGCATATCTTTTTTTAAACATCATTATTCTAATGTATATGTTTCtatttatgtttaaattatattttatatttaaactcTCCATTAGAATCTTACCAgaattaaactaaaaaactattaataattatcataattatttcactcatatttagaaattaaaaaaaaaaattaagaactaccgtaattataaaaataaaagacacaaaaaaaaaaaaaatcatattttgttaaACTAATACATGAATTAATGActagtatcaatttttttttttttttttgagaagaactaGTATCAAAATTGTTGGCTTTGAAATTGAAGGAACAATGATTTGATAAGtttctctaaaatttttctatcaaagatttttttttctaagaggACAacgagtttttttcttttgttttctttttatgaatAGGAAGGGATAATGGAGttcgtaattttttttcatcatctcTTTTAATTGATTACGTAATGCACCTGTCATAATATAAATGATAGCCCTTGTCAAAAGCATTTGCTATAAAAAGCCGAGGAAGGAAATCTCTATAGAaccagaaccaagagaaggaagaaaaagaaaaatggaaaaatgcaGAGTGCTGGTTGTAGGGGGAACTGGGTATCTAGGGAAGAGGTTGGTGAAGGCAAGTTTGGCTGAAGGTCATGAGACGTACATCCTAAACAGAGCAGAGATAGGTGTTGATATTGATAAAGTTCAAATGCTTTTGTCATTCAAGGAGCAAGGTGCTCACCTTGTTTCTGGTTCCTTTACCGATCACCAGAGTCTTGTGAAGGCTATCAAATTAGTTGATGTTGTTATCTGTACAATATCTGGAGTTCACATCCGAAGCCACCAAATTCTCCTTCAACTTAAGCTTATCGATGCCATCAAAGAAGCTGGTAATGTAAAggtatacatatataatatatataaattttgcaaatctATATTTTACTTGCCAATCtaaaccaaaacccaatattTCGTATCTGTTGTAAAACTGGTgcattataaattttgtatgtttttgtttgttccGATCATTTCAGTTTGTTTGGGCATCCGGCCGAGtgaataagatttttattttattttcttcctctaaatgttagacatatataaataatataagttttacaacataattcttttttctcctccCCTCAAATAGTCAAATGTTATTGTATCACTGTCAcgtctcttttcttttactttttttttctctctccaaaaaaaaaaaaaaaaaaaaaaaaatctacttaCCTTTCTTGAAATCTTTTGACTTTTCTTCTTACTCTTTCCATAACATATAAGCGTCGGTgttaaaaattctatttattttaacataaaatttattttttctattttatataattacttatcaaaatatcaaaaacaactctatcgattatattatttattatatattacattttattaaattattatttctttatcaaaattttattactcTCTAAAATCATCTCTCCTTATGTATATgagtaaagaaatattaaaaaatagatttatatGTGAATAATAACGTTATATATTTATCCAATTACTATAGCAATAATCTAAATTTACATAAGTTTATATGAGCTGATGTGAGTAATTTTTAGAGTTGGATATGCAAAATTTACTCtttatgttattattttctaatataacaaaaattatggAAGATATACGTTTGAAGGTCATGTAAATATTTTTGCTATAGGTAAGAAAATATCAtatgttaaataaaattaaaaacatattatatatatatatatatatattccctaTCTCGATCTCTCAATGACATGAATcttattcctcttttttttttaatatattttttctattttaaattaatatggtATAAACGTGATAAATATGTATTTGATACATCCATACGTAtaggttttgttggtttttcaTTAATTAGTTTACAtgacaagttttttttataacGTTGGTAGAGATTTTTGCCCTCTGAGTTTGGCACCGACCCTGCTAGAATGGAGGATGCATTAGAACCTGGGAGAGTGACATTTGATGACAAAATGATTGTAAGGAAAGCCATTGAAGATGCTCAAATACCTTTCACATATATTTCCGCAAACTGTTTTGCTGGTTACTTTCTTGGTGGTTTGTGCCAGCCCGGTAAGATCCTTCCTTCAAGAGATTCAGTGGTATTGTTGGGTGACGGAAATAAAAAAGGTATTTCCTTAACAACCTTACTAGTTTTGCATTGTACAGATCGAAGAGAACCATGAATACCACTGAAATGTatttgatttgaggattttCTATATGTACTCGATTTTTATATTTACCTTTACAAGAATTGCAACATTTTTCGTCTTAATGTGGCAGCAATTTATGTGGAGGAAGATGATATAGCCATGTACACCATCAAAACTATAGATGACCCTCGAACTCTCAACAAGACAGTATATCTAAGGCCACCAAAAAACATTCTATCTCAAAGAGAAGTTGTTGAGATTTGGGAGAAACTAATTGGCAAAGAGTTGCAAAAGTCTTCCATACCCAAGGAAGAGTTTCTAGCTTCCTTGAAAGGTACGATTGATACTGGTTTAATTTCTAAGACAAGTACTGTATTAATGTCTTACTTGGCTTCTAactttatgttattttaatggAGAGAGAATcctgtttttaataaaaaatttaaaaagaaaaagaaaatgacaaagtCAAAGAATTGACTGCCTTTAGGGTCAATCACGAAATTGTCATAGAAAAGCcttgttaaaagaaaaagtaaaaataaaatattcaccGAGAGtttaattatatatgttattaCCGATCTCATTCACTGTTATGAGTTTTAATAAAggttgtaaaaatatataactaattatatatttatttcaaagTTTTTACTGTGTTTATGTTACATGTTTTCTTAAATTCTGATAcggattttttttctcaaaaaggaCTAGAGTACGCAGAGCAAGTTGGACTTATACATTACTATCATGTTTGTTACGAGGGGTGTCTTACAAATTTCGAGATAGGAAATGATGCAGTAGAAGCTTCTGAGCTTTATCCAGAGATCAAGTATACTACGGTGGAAGAATACATGAAACGCTATTTATAATTAAGTACACATTGTTGTAGCATAATTATAAGTGCTTAATCTATTTTAGGATTGATGGACTTTCATCTATCCTTCTCTCTCATTTATtgcttagaaaaaaaaatatatatatatttgtcctGTCATGATGAGGTGGACATTTGCGGCATTTGCCCCCTCAACTTAAATAAGACCAAGttgtttttcaatatatatatatatatatatatatataatataccatTATGTACTTgtcttgaaaatatattttcttttcttttctttttttatatacatacaATAAGATTTGAATTAATTTTACTGTTACTTCATAATTAATTGTTCTTTACCTTCAAGTCAAGAGACTAATAGTTTATATTAGATATATAGACGAAATTCGATTACGAGTCCTTTATTTGGTGATAAAAAGCATTACCACTTGAAATAATTAAAACTCATACATAAcacaatttttaattgaataataatTAGATAATTAGCCACCATTTCAACATATTCATtgcaaataaaaacaaaattacaagatAATTAACTATTGGAAACTTGTTATTTAgctccaaaattttaaatccttACGTGTTGCTAAACCTaacatttataaatatatatatatatatatatatatcaagaaaaaaaaatcgttacTTGTCTCTAAACCCCAATATTCCTAACACCTTCTTTTTCCATCATTTAGCCTCCAAACTTAAATTGAGAAATCAAAGTTATTAATCATTGTctgtatttttttcttgt
The sequence above is drawn from the Quercus lobata isolate SW786 chromosome 12, ValleyOak3.0 Primary Assembly, whole genome shotgun sequence genome and encodes:
- the LOC115971845 gene encoding bifunctional pinoresinol-lariciresinol reductase 2-like — protein: MEKCRVLVVGGTGYLGKRLVKASLAEGHETYILNRAEIGVDIDKVQMLLSFKEQGAHLVSGSFTDHQSLVKAIKLVDVVICTISGVHIRSHQILLQLKLIDAIKEAGNVKRFLPSEFGTDPARMEDALEPGRVTFDDKMIVRKAIEDAQIPFTYISANCFAGYFLGGLCQPGKILPSRDSVVLLGDGNKKAIYVEEDDIAMYTIKTIDDPRTLNKTVYLRPPKNILSQREVVEIWEKLIGKELQKSSIPKEEFLASLKGLEYAEQVGLIHYYHVCYEGCLTNFEIGNDAVEASELYPEIKYTTVEEYMKRYL